The sequence tAGGTATCTGGAATTTCGATGGTCTTTAATTCGGTCTTTAATAAAACCTAACCATCCGGACTATCTTCATCActatactcattactcattagtaatCGAGTAATTCAACCTCACATTCTCAATAAGCGTGCTCATTTTGAGGATATAGGATTGCATTAGGACATTAGGTACACTTTCCTAACCAACgcaacaattaacaatattattaaataacctaATTTATCGATACTGACACGATAAATGTTATCGGTAtatttgtacttaatatttgccatttataaattaaagttgtgatttatattattgaacaatttctaatattataatatatataatatgtattttcttcGTACGTCTAATGATattctttcaaaaatattgtgtgCTTCTCTCTTGTGGATTAAATATGAACcagaaaattagatttataatatatttgggaGACACTGAAAAATCAATGGCCTAATCATGAATATTATCTCGATTacgttatcaattattattattataaaaattaaaaattattattttcattaaacaacaaacatcttaaataaataattaatttctttgtTTGAATcgatattaatctattatttcaTAGTTTGTACTTCAGTGTCGTACTGTCGTAGCCTCAATATACGCACAAACCCAACATGTACTGTCTTCAATGGTTGATACCCGTGTTACTCATACCAAAACCACTGAATCCTGCGCTATTGCAGACGCATGTCATGTTCATGGTTCTATACTTGACAGGATTCTTTTTGGAACGGAAGCCATGTACCATATGCAGCATAGTGTTCCTAGTAGCAGTGTTCCTGATATGTTACAGTGGGTATGGAAATTGTATATTCTTCAGCAGCAACTGTGATTCCGTGCAATGTGACAACGGTTAAAGAGAAGACGTCGAGAGCCGCTCATATCCATACTCGAATGGACACACCACTAGTGTTTaggagtatattttatttatttttattattattttttattttttatgaaatcaatTACTTAAGTTGACCAAAATTaagtttatgtaaaaaaaataatgtacaactcAAATATCTTGCCACATTTTGTTTATGTAGCTAGTAATAAGTGGATTTTGGCACTTTTTACTGTTTGGTTTATCGAAATATAGACttgtatatatcattttaaatatgtttttgaatatgtattgttttatttttaagtaacttACTGGTATATACTGAATTTACAGTTAATAAGCTCAATAAATGAGTATAACTTGATTATTctttttcaaatgataaactGAGAATTCTGTAGTTTGCAGAAAAGacagatttttattataatatattatattacgtagtGAGAAGCTTGGTAAAAAAAGGTACCTATACagttatatttagatataattttttctagaaACCAAATTTTCATTCTTTAGTTGGGTATAACAGAATTAACAAAGGAATAAACTACTAAATATCAAAcatgtaaacaattaaatatcaaaatatattattattaatttagatttagatagtttaatttacagaaatttatttacatttaaaaattaaccagttaagtattataaaaaaaaatttaattcttcataaataacctatttaatatttaaattatatgttatgtaaataaaatttaagttaatttgataatggtttataattataaaattacgatttatatgtaaaaaggTAAATATTGAGAACACTTCTACATTTTatctaaacacaaaatatatgcaatatcAACTAGTAAGtactaacaaaattatttgataaatgattttgtttcttttaattttttggacACTCATGTTATAAATCTTCAATTTGACTCCAAGAAGTCTTTAactatattagttaatttataattaatattgatttatcattattttattaagacattaagtatattcaaaataaaaataatattctaatattttttaatgatatgttTAATGAATggcgttaaaaatgttttgtacagTAGGTAACtagaataaatagaaaaaaattttctagTAAAAAGTTTGATGGTAAAATCATATTTCTAAtaagaacataaatatataaagtgcATTCCTTTTTTATCAATAGTAAAAATGAtgctaacattttatataattatagtaattaattacttatacatatttcattattcCAATGTATATGGATTTGTATCGGCATACAGCCGATACCTACAGGTATTATCTTGATGCGTAATGCATTAATAGTCATCACTTCATCAGTCGTgattatataaatgtgtttgGTACCTGCATGATTAATAGGTAGGTTGTTGCCGTTGTTGGTATACAAATatgcattcatttttatttagtacacacctaattcatttttaattgataataaaaaatatatttataggtaatctATGAACTGTGCAGTGTGTTCAAACTTCAAAGTACCTATTAACAAAAAACAATCATCAGTCTctacaaaatattaagttttaaacccatttgaattatttttatttgagtaggtaggtaaatatttttaagaaatcttGATAATTTTACCTAACTCATTTTAAATTGTGCTATATGTTAGGACGGTtaggttaaattattaaaaaatatcataatttctgGTTGCTGTTTAGGCTGAGTTTCAGGAtgcatagaaaaaattatttattgtacatagtattattagtattagccATTAgatggttattattaattattatacatttaccatTATGATAAGTATacctaacattattatacaatttcagACTTTACTTCGTAAACaaatgttaaaacatttttgttatttttatttaaattttgtattataaaaatatcctcTTATTTCTAAATCAAATTCGATTATTTCACGATTACCTACCTAACCTGGATAGTCGCTTGTTCAATGTCATTGTGTAATACTTTAGGATTCGGAAAAAATTGCAATAAGCAAATTGCTCATGcaaaatacttaacatttttttataacaacattt is a genomic window of Rhopalosiphum padi isolate XX-2018 chromosome 4, ASM2088224v1, whole genome shotgun sequence containing:
- the LOC132929177 gene encoding bladder cancer-associated protein, producing the protein MYCLQWLIPVLLIPKPLNPALLQTHVMFMVLYLTGFFLERKPCTICSIVFLVAVFLICYSGYGNCIFFSSNCDSVQCDNG